In Dama dama isolate Ldn47 chromosome 9, ASM3311817v1, whole genome shotgun sequence, the following proteins share a genomic window:
- the FABP6 gene encoding gastrotropin, with amino-acid sequence MAFTGKYEIESEKNYDDFMKRLGLSSDTIEKGRNFKVVSEIKQDGQNFTWSQHYPGGHSISNSFTVGKETEMETVGNKKFKVSVKMEGGKVVVDSPHYHHTAEIVDGKLVEVSTFGGVIYERVSKKVA; translated from the exons ATGGCCTTCACCGGCAAGTATGAGATTGAGAGCGAGAAGAACTACGATGATTTCATGAAGCGCCTGG GGCTCTCCAGCGACACGATTGAAAAGGGCCGCAATTTCAAGGTCGTCTCGGAGATAAAGCAGGACGGGCAGAACTTCACCTGGTCCCAGCACTACCCCGGGGGCCACTCCATTTCCAACAGTTTCACCGTTGGCAAGGAGACCGAGATGGAGACCGTGGGAAACAAGAAGTTCAAG gTCTCCGTGAAGATGGAGGGTGGGAAGGTGGTTGTGGACTCCCCCCACTACCACCACACTGCGGAGATTGTGGATGGCAAGCTGGTGGAG GTCTCCACCTTTGGAGGCGTGATCTATGAGCGCGTGAGCAAGAAGGTGGCCTAA